One window of the Microvirga mediterraneensis genome contains the following:
- the phaC gene encoding class I poly(R)-hydroxyalkanoic acid synthase — translation MDKPYGEEKTQSPVPDFDELSRNMARFVEGAGKAAAAYLKPVQEGQAPAELSSDASEAIKSLGRVAEVWMSDPQKSFEAQSRLGTQFLSLWASTLKRAQGEPADPVAEPEPRDNRFKDPEWSENPIFDFLKQAYLISSRWAEDLVENAEGLDERTRHKAQFYLKQLSSALSPSNFLLTNPELIRETLKENGANLVRGVSMLAEDIEAGGGELKIRQSDTSRFKVGENIATTPGKVIFRNDLIELIQYAPVTEKVLKRPLLIVPPWINKFYILDLNPEKSFIRWAVSQGLTVFCISWVNPAEQHAEKGFEHYMVDGIFAALDAIEQATGEKKVTAIGYCVGGTLLATTLAYMAAKRDKRIDSATFFTAQVDFTHAGDLKIFAGEEEVRSLEATMKKRGYLEGSRMANAFNMLRPNDLIWPYVVNVYMKGQSPFPFDLLYWNADSTRMPAANHAFYLRNCYLENRLAKGEMELAGVKLDLRKVKIPVFNLATKEDHIAPARSVFVGSKMFGGPVDYVLAGSGHIAGVVNSPSKPKYQFWTGGPVEGELEDWVKQATETSGSWWPYWFDWIKAQAPRMVAAREPGGGKLEPLCDAPGTYVLEKS, via the coding sequence ATGGACAAGCCATACGGTGAGGAGAAGACTCAAAGCCCCGTCCCGGACTTCGATGAACTCTCCCGTAACATGGCGCGCTTCGTCGAGGGAGCCGGCAAGGCTGCAGCCGCCTACCTCAAGCCCGTCCAGGAAGGCCAAGCTCCGGCCGAACTCTCGAGTGACGCTTCGGAAGCCATCAAGTCCCTCGGTCGCGTGGCCGAAGTTTGGATGAGCGATCCGCAGAAGAGCTTCGAGGCGCAGTCCCGTCTCGGAACGCAATTCCTGTCGCTCTGGGCCTCGACCCTGAAACGCGCGCAGGGGGAGCCCGCCGACCCGGTGGCCGAGCCCGAGCCCAGGGACAACCGCTTCAAGGACCCGGAATGGTCCGAGAATCCCATTTTCGACTTCCTGAAACAGGCTTATCTCATCTCGTCCCGCTGGGCCGAGGATCTCGTCGAGAACGCCGAAGGACTCGATGAACGGACGCGGCACAAGGCGCAGTTCTACCTCAAGCAGCTCTCGAGCGCGCTGTCGCCGTCCAACTTCCTGCTGACAAACCCGGAACTCATCCGCGAGACCCTCAAGGAGAACGGGGCCAATCTCGTGCGTGGCGTGAGCATGCTGGCGGAGGACATCGAAGCCGGCGGCGGCGAATTGAAGATCCGGCAATCGGACACGAGCCGGTTCAAGGTGGGCGAAAACATCGCCACCACGCCAGGCAAGGTGATCTTCCGCAACGACCTGATCGAGCTGATCCAATACGCCCCCGTCACGGAAAAGGTCCTCAAGCGGCCGCTGCTGATCGTGCCGCCCTGGATCAACAAGTTCTACATCCTCGATCTCAATCCGGAGAAAAGCTTCATCCGCTGGGCGGTCTCGCAGGGGCTCACCGTCTTCTGCATCTCCTGGGTGAACCCGGCCGAGCAGCACGCCGAAAAAGGCTTCGAGCACTACATGGTCGACGGCATCTTCGCCGCGCTCGACGCCATCGAGCAGGCGACGGGAGAGAAAAAGGTCACGGCCATCGGCTATTGCGTCGGCGGCACGCTGCTGGCCACCACCCTCGCCTACATGGCAGCCAAGCGCGACAAGCGGATCGACAGCGCCACCTTCTTCACCGCGCAGGTGGATTTCACCCATGCGGGCGATCTGAAGATCTTCGCCGGCGAGGAGGAGGTCCGCAGCCTCGAAGCCACCATGAAGAAGCGCGGCTACCTCGAAGGCTCGCGCATGGCCAATGCGTTCAACATGCTGCGGCCCAACGATCTGATCTGGCCCTATGTGGTCAACGTCTACATGAAGGGACAGTCGCCCTTCCCGTTCGACCTGCTCTACTGGAATGCCGATTCCACCCGCATGCCTGCGGCGAACCACGCCTTCTATCTTCGCAACTGCTACCTCGAGAACAGGCTCGCCAAGGGCGAGATGGAGCTTGCCGGCGTGAAACTGGACCTGAGGAAGGTGAAAATCCCGGTCTTCAACCTCGCCACGAAGGAGGACCACATCGCCCCGGCCCGCTCTGTGTTCGTCGGTTCGAAGATGTTCGGCGGGCCGGTCGATTACGTGCTCGCCGGCTCCGGCCACATCGCCGGAGTGGTCAATTCCCCCAGCAAGCCGAAGTACCAGTTCTGGACCGGCGGCCCCGTCGAGGGGGAGCTGGAGGATTGGGTGAAGCAGGCGACCGAGACGTCCGGCTCCTGGTGGCCCTACTGGTTCGACTGGATCAAGGCCCAGGCCCCCCGGATGGTCGCCGCGCGAGAGCCCGGAGGCGGCAAGCTGGAGCCGCTCTGCGACGCGCCGGGCACCTATGTTCTGGAAAAATCCTGA